The genomic window GCCGTCAAGCCGGAAGGGGACAAGCTGGTTGAATATACTGAAGGCGCTTGTCTGTTACCGGTTGACCGATCCGGGAAGCGAATTTCGTTTTCACCGTGAGTGGTACGTGCGGAGCGCAATAGGTGATCTGCTGGGAGAGGATTATTCCTGGCGCAGAAGGACAAGGCGTATCGTTGTTTGGATTTGTTGCTTGAGCATCGGGACGAGTTGTTTGCCTATTTAAAGGAGAAGTGGGGAAAACTCTTTGGGGCGAAGTACGATGTGCTGCTGTATGATTTGACGAGTACGTATTTTGAGAGTGAACCGCCACCGGCTGGATCGGGGAGTAAGAAGCGGTTTGGATATAGCCGGGACAAACGTTCGGATTGCGTGCAGGTGGTAGTGGCGTTGGTGTTGACGCCGGAAGGATTTCCCGTAGCCTACGAAGTGTATCCGGGCAATACCAGAGACACCGCAACGCTGGAGGAATTTCTGGATCGGATTGAAAAGCAGTATGGGAAATTCCGGCGCACCTGGCTTATGGATCGCGGTATTCCAACGGAGGAGATGTTGGAAAAGATGCGTGAGCGCGGGATTGATTATTTGGTTGGGACTCCGAAGGGGCATTTGACGAGAGTAGAAAAACCGCTACTCGAACAAACCTGGATGCGGGCGAGGGAGAGCGTCCGCGTGAAAGTTCTTCGGCAGGAATCGGAGTTTTACGTTTACGTGGAAAGCCATGACCGGGTGTCTAAGGAGCGTGCCATGCGTAGGCGCAGACTCAGACGTTTGTGGATGGGCCTGCGCGAACTTCGCAATCGAAAAGCCCTCACGCGCGATGACCTGCTCATGCATATTGGCGCGTTAAAGAAAGAAGCCGGACGAGACTACAGACTGGTCACGATCTCCATTCCCAAACCGCAGGAACCGGTCAATGAGAATACGTTCCGGTTCAGTTTGGATCGGGAACGCCTGAGGCAGGCGTATCGGCGCGAGGGGCGTTATTTGCTTCGTTCCAACATGCAGGCCACCGCGCCAGAAACCGTCTGGGAAAATTATTTGCTGTTGACACGGATAGAACAGGCATTTAAGGACTTGAAGGGGTCTCTTTCCGTCCGCCCCCTATGGCATCAATTGGAACGGAGAATTGAAGCCCATATCTTTGTTTCCTTTTTGGCTTTTTGTCTCCACACGACACTGCGCAATCTTGCGCGGGGGAGGGCCGGAGGGCTGACGTCTGAAGCGATTTTGGAAAAACTGTCGGGCATTCAAATGATAGACGTTCATTTACCGACCACGGATGGCCGTCATATTGTCATGAGCCGTTATACCCAGCCGGAGAAGGACGTTTTACTCCTTTTGGCGCAGTTGGGATTAACGCTTCCTGAACAACCGCCGCCCAAGGTTTACGCATCCGGACAGGTCGGCCTGTAGTGCCGACCTTTTTGCATGACCCCTTGATTTTCCTGGCTCAGAGGGTTGCATACCCCTCGAATTGCGAAAGTCGGGTTAGGGAATTTCTTTCCAAGACATAAGTCCTCCCCCGGTCATATGGATTACCCCTTTTCCCTTCGTGATGTATGCTCAAACGCATTATCCAGAGATGTTTTCACCAAATCGCTTGCATCATCTCCACCAAGGACACTGTCAGCACTTCACTGAGAAAGGGCAGTTGGCACGAACTAACACGCCATACTCATACACCCCAAAAGGTCGTCTGTATCTCGTAACTCCATCATACCCCTCACGGGAATACGCTATCCTTCTCCGCATACGGATTACTCCGTTGTATACGCATAGGTACAAACTTCTCTACGAGGATTTAGTCTCGCAGAGGTGATATTTTCAACCACTCAGGTATTCCATACTTCAAGGCACGTCTTTTCTCACGTATCCAAGACGAACCTCAAGATTCACCGTCTGCATTCCCGAAACACCTTCTCCACCTTTGACAAGTCCTTGTGCCAATCGTGTACCAAATCGGTATCCGCCGATCGTCATTCCTCGGATCGGTCTTGATTACATAGGGTTTCCGTTCAAACACTACGTAAGACCAGGGGGTGGTGATTGTTTCTGGGGTGTGACCTTGCCGTCAATAATTTTTCTCAGCTCTTCCCCCTCAACGACCTCTTTTTCCAGAAGAAGTTTTGCAAGGGTTTCTAAGCGGTCTTTATTTTCCGTAAGAATGCCTTTTACCCTGCTATACGTGTCGAATACAATCTTCTTGACCTCATTATCAATGTCTTTTGATACATCTTCGCTCAACTCGCGGCTCGTGCGATATCCGAGATCCAGAAATTGCGGTCTCCTGCCATTTTGAAAAGTCATGGGCCCAAGCTTTTCGCTCATGCCATATTCCCGAACCATGCTCATAGCGATGTCCGTTGCCCGTTCCAGATCATTCTGCGCCCCGGTAGAGATCTCCTGAAATTTAATTTCTTCGGCCACACGACCACCGAGAAGCACCGCAAGCCGGTCTAATAATTCTGATCGCGTCAGTAAATACCGGTCCTCCGTAGGTAATTGCAGGGTATATCCAAGGGCGGAAATTCCGCGTGGAATGATTGAAATTCTGTGGACTTTGTCAGCGCCTGGAACTGATTCTGCCACCAGTGCATGCCCCGATTCATGATAGGCAATAATCTCCTGTTCCTTCCGGCTCATAACCTTTTTTTTCTTCTCGAGTCCGGCAATCACCCGATTGATAGCTTCTTCAAGACTGTCCATTCCCACGGCATCTTTGCCTACGCGTGCGGCAAGCAGCGCAGCTTCATTAACTACATTCGCCAGGTCTGCGCCGACAAACCCAGGAGTCCGTGCGGCAACAATCTTTATATCGACGTCTTTTCCCAGTTTTATATTTTTGCAGTGCACCCTGAGTATCTCTTCGCGCCCTTTAATATCAGGTCTGTCGACCAGGATATGTCTGTCAAATCGTCCGGGCCTCAATAGTGCCGGATCCAGCACTTCCGGCCTGTTCGTCGCTGCCATGAGGATAACGCCTTTTCTTGTGTCAAATCCGTCCATTTCGACAAGAAGCTGATTCAGGGTGTTTTCTCGTTCTTCATGACCACCCGATACCGGCGCTGCTGCCCTTACCTTTCCCAGGGCATCAATTTCATCAATAAAGATAATGCAAGGCGCCTTTTCCTGTGCCTGGGCAAACAGATCCCTTACCCGGGCGGCTCCTACCCCCACAAACATCTCGACAAACCCGGATCCGCTTATTGAAAAAAACGGCACCTTTGCTTCCCCGGCTACCGCCTTGGCAAGCAGGGTCTTGCCCGTGCCCGTGGGGCCGACCAGCAATACCCCTTTGGGAATCTTTCCTCCTAACCGCTGATATTTCTGCGGGTTTTGCAAATAATCGATGACCTCTTTCAATTCTTCCTTGGCCTCATCGACACCAGCAACATCATTAAAGGTAACGCCGGTATCCTTGTCGATATACAGATTTGCCCGGCTCTTCCCAATGGCCATGAGTCCCGCCCCTGTCGCACCTCGTCTGACGCGCGCCATCAGAATGAAAAAGATAATCATGGGGAGAAACCAGAGTAAAAACAGGCTTTGACTCCATCCGCCATTGGTGGTTGCAGAAAATCTTACCTTGTGTGCTATGAGTTCCTTAATCAGTTCCTGGTCTTCGATCTTTACCGTTG from Candidatus Brocadia sp. includes these protein-coding regions:
- the ftsH gene encoding ATP-dependent zinc metalloprotease FtsH, producing the protein MKRRHLARISFLFIVFLTVLAMHRNAYAAFSSTERIPYSDFKALIQQNRLEEVIMSPTTIKGILKPEEGQKIKKTITTVKIEDQELIKELIAHKVRFSATTNGGWSQSLFLLWFLPMIIFFILMARVRRGATGAGLMAIGKSRANLYIDKDTGVTFNDVAGVDEAKEELKEVIDYLQNPQKYQRLGGKIPKGVLLVGPTGTGKTLLAKAVAGEAKVPFFSISGSGFVEMFVGVGAARVRDLFAQAQEKAPCIIFIDEIDALGKVRAAAPVSGGHEERENTLNQLLVEMDGFDTRKGVILMAATNRPEVLDPALLRPGRFDRHILVDRPDIKGREEILRVHCKNIKLGKDVDIKIVAARTPGFVGADLANVVNEAALLAARVGKDAVGMDSLEEAINRVIAGLEKKKKVMSRKEQEIIAYHESGHALVAESVPGADKVHRISIIPRGISALGYTLQLPTEDRYLLTRSELLDRLAVLLGGRVAEEIKFQEISTGAQNDLERATDIAMSMVREYGMSEKLGPMTFQNGRRPQFLDLGYRTSRELSEDVSKDIDNEVKKIVFDTYSRVKGILTENKDRLETLAKLLLEKEVVEGEELRKIIDGKVTPQKQSPPPGLT
- a CDS encoding IS1634 family transposase — encoded protein: MDLLLEHRDELFAYLKEKWGKLFGAKYDVLLYDLTSTYFESEPPPAGSGSKKRFGYSRDKRSDCVQVVVALVLTPEGFPVAYEVYPGNTRDTATLEEFLDRIEKQYGKFRRTWLMDRGIPTEEMLEKMRERGIDYLVGTPKGHLTRVEKPLLEQTWMRARESVRVKVLRQESEFYVYVESHDRVSKERAMRRRRLRRLWMGLRELRNRKALTRDDLLMHIGALKKEAGRDYRLVTISIPKPQEPVNENTFRFSLDRERLRQAYRREGRYLLRSNMQATAPETVWENYLLLTRIEQAFKDLKGSLSVRPLWHQLERRIEAHIFVSFLAFCLHTTLRNLARGRAGGLTSEAILEKLSGIQMIDVHLPTTDGRHIVMSRYTQPEKDVLLLLAQLGLTLPEQPPPKVYASGQVGL